One Megachile rotundata isolate GNS110a chromosome 5, iyMegRotu1, whole genome shotgun sequence genomic region harbors:
- the LOC100875454 gene encoding otoferlin isoform X6, producing the protein MEASEIMEDEQQMLIDIEQNIANLERSLEQANAGSGSGKRKGSWHSPEKTSRRGFLQRGSSLSATEKSTDRKSRNSTLKSMRSFMKLGKQRPPRARSCDSGSDTRELLDRMDSSCATSNEPSRANSMTSLETNVSDYDSQVSTPAVEPQDAIARPTKKPKPKTTDTGQTALKAQDYQVCITIIEARQLAGLNMDPVVCVQIGDQRKYTSVKESTNCPYYNEYFVFDFHMPPVMLFDKIITLSVQQSRNLLRANLTLGIFKLDIATVWAQPDHQFYHKWALLTDPDDVAGGPKGYLKCDISVIGKGDTVKIPPKSEKDEDDIEGNLLLPDGVPIERQRAKFIVKVYRADGLPKMNSSIMANVKKAFTGEVKDLVDPYVQVSFAGLTGKTSVKRHSYAPVWNEQIVFSEMFPPLCQRIKIQLCDNDPVHATVIGTHFVDLKQISNDGEKGFLPTFGPAFIHFYGSIRDYSLIDEHSTLNVGLGEGISYRARLLVAIRTEISDNVEIAPSEVEVEPAVPINELAYARNEEFFLFATIMDATMIDKKLGDKPLYFELSIGNAGNALDGHNESSKMCELGPKSGTSVDQEELQEVLSGFWQSTTPACKPMTHDKIYYFLPYWDDKPCLHVRSIWPDYRRRMYNSNIIGKIADKLEEGLSETQLHADDCSAEKILKSTLEELSSNCNRYVSISKSSLTGPGVGKTKLDKERTKLCQRELENIGILSRNLKAVVTKSSFKERLKTAQSYLQKLKFLLEDPQDSLPDIFVWVISSGRRVAYQRIPGRDLIYSIVDEECGRYCGKVQTMFLKLPGKKRFGPSGWAIQTKLQIYMWMGILKHKKYFIQGLPKGYEVSHELKNVDRPRALPPTVIHYVEKHKFQLRAHMYQARSLIGSDASGLSDPFARVICGEFCKSTQVIDETLSPTWDELLLFDDILIYGTAEEIKKDPPSIVIEIFDQDKVSHFVTMDITLHEDSALTGKSEYIGRAVARPHVKLASECYTPPEFPPSLEWYDVTRGAARAGELLAVFELLEYPSAKEYGFPTLPDPKEKLVQTPTSVQDQGPILPVPVGIRPTLSKYRIEVLFWGLRDLKRIHLMTVDKPRVDVECAGHILYSSVISNAKKNPNFNTPIKFLELELPEQELYRPPLTIRAVDCRSFGRYTLVGTHTINSIHKYMYCPQTKKAKDAEDRKKNLYQLQQYSAGFDSSKMKYQQTSVPESLTDIEFNAGDTIITLGTELAWPTKKDKTEQNIRKKQSLVNDASTGDFASFEDEDGCQDWWTKYFASVEAMIEENKELRREKPMFQTQSNGNVPMYLEENYSHNQTNASGEKSPGVTAKKLFGLKSTANAARFVSKISPKYQKFPKTALLKIYPNELEAQPQFEQFKEWLHTFELYRGKKTGDEPEDESRIVGSFKGALKVYKWPLPRDLIDHTVMGFDPQYGFFQGVPSNEPIHVLVRVYIVKANDLHPCDLNGKADPYVVLQLGGKRISDKEHYVSKQLNPVFGKCFEIEATFPQDSLLTVQVLDWDLVGADDMIGETKIDLENRFYSRHRATCGLAKKYDESGYNKWRDAMKPTQILSKLCKEGKVDGPMYSHGKVTIGRKTFSLSNEEMEYYVHTKGIEEQLALAVLHQWHNFPRIGCALVPEHVETRPLYNPEKPGIEQGKLEMWVDMFPMDMPSPGPSIDISPRKPKSYELRIIIWNTDDVVLEDDAFFTGEKMSDIYVKGWLKGPEDCQSTDIHYRSLTGEGNFNWRFIFPFDYLVAEEKIVINRKESLFSWDETECKIPARLELQVWDADHFSADDFLGAITLDLNRFPRGAKNSKLCTLSMLKTDGSVPTVNIFKQKRIKGWWPFYVKKENEDMELTGKVEAEIHLLTKEEAEKNPAGYGRNEPDPLDKPKRPDASFMWFLNPLKSIKYIVWHNYKWAILKAFVTIGLLVLVLLFFYAIPGYSVKKLLGA; encoded by the exons ATGGAGGCATCAGAAATAATGGAGGACGAGCAACAGATGTTGATCGACATCGAACAAAATATCGCGAATCTCGAGAGGAGTCTCGAGCAAGCTAACGCCGGCTCTGGCAGCGGCAAAAGGAAGGGTTCTTGGCACAGTCCAGAGAAAACTTCCAGAAGGGGTTTTCTACAAAGGGGTAGTTCGTTGTCGGCTACGGAGAAGTCAACCGATCGTAAGAG TAGAAATTCTACGCTGAAGAGTATGAGATCTTTCATGAAGTTGGGTAAGCAGAGACCACCGAGAGCTCGATCTTGCGACAGTGGCTCGGACACCAGAGAATTGCTCGATAGAATGGACTCGAGTTGCGCAACATCCAACGAACCTTCCAGGGCAAACTCGATGACATCTTTGGAGACGAACGTGTCCGATTATGATAGCCAAGTTAGCACGCCCGCGGTGGAACCTCAGGACGCGATCGCGAGACCAACGAAGAAACCAAAACCGAAG ACTACCGACACGGGCCAGACCGCGCTAAAGGCCCAAGATTATCAAGTTTGCATCACGATCATCGAAGCGAGGCAATTGGCAGGTTTGAACATGGACCCGGTGGTTTGCGTGCAAATAGGTGATCAACGAAAATACACTAGCGTCAAGGAATCTACGAACTGTCCATATTACAACGAG tACTTTGTCTTCGATTTTCATATGCCGCCCGTAATGCTGTTCGACAAAATCATTACGCTCTCG GTGCAGCAATCGCGGAATCTCTTACGCGCTAATCTAACGCTGGGCATCTTTAAGTTAGACATCGCGACTGTATGGGCACAACCAG ATCATCAATTTTACCACAAATGGGCGCTGCTGACGGATCCGGACGACGTGGCCGGCGGTCCAAAGGGTTATTTAAAGTGCGACATAAGCGTGATCGGAAAAGGGGACACCGTGAAAATTCCGCCAAAGAGCGAAAAAGACGAGGACGATATCGAGGGAAATCTGCTGCTTCCGGACGGTGTGCCTATCGAGAGACAAAGGGCAAAGTTTATCGTAAAGGTGTACAGAGCCGACGGGCTGCCGAAGATGAACAGCAGCATCATGGCGAACGTGAAGAAAGCTTTTACGGGCGAAGTGAAGGATCTCGTCGATCCTTACGTTCAAGTGTCCTTTGCTGGACTAACG GGTAAAACGAGCGTTAAGAGGCACAGTTACGCTCCCGTTTGGAACGAGCAGATCGTTTTCTCGGAAATGTTTCCACCCCTTTGTCAAAGGATTAAAATCCAGCTGTGTGACAACGACCCGGTCCATGCTACGGTGATTGGCACCCATTTCGTGGATTTGAAGCAAATCAGCAACGACGGGGAGAAGGGATTTCTTCCTACGTTTGGTCCGGCTTTTATTCACTTTTATGGAAGCATCAGGGATTATAGTCTCATCGACGAGCACTCGACGTTGAACGTTGGTTTGGGAGAGGGAATCTCGTACAGAGCAAG ATTACTGGTAGCGATCAGAACAGAAATTAGCGACAACGTGGAAATTGCTCCGTCGGAGGTTGAAGTCGAGCCTGCGGTGCCCATCAATGAATTAGCTTACGCCAGAAACGAGGAATTTTTTCTGTTCGCTACGATTATGGACGCGACGATGATCGACAAGAAACTTGGCGACAAACCGTTGTACTTCGAATTATCCATAGGAAACGCAGGCAACGCTTTGGATGGCCACAACGAAAGCTCCAAA ATGTGCGAATTGGGACCAAAGAGCGGAACGAGCGTAGATCAAGAAGAATTACAAGAAGTACTGAGCGGATTCTGGCAGAGTACCACTCCGGCTTGCAAACCGATGACACACGATAAAATTTACTACTTCTTACCGTACTGGGACGACAAACCTTGCCTTCACGTTAGAAGCATTTGGCCCGACTACAGACGCAGAATGTACAACAGCAATATCATCGGTAAAATTGCCGATAAACTG GAAGAAGGACTGTCGGAGACGCAGTTACACGCGGATGATTGCTCGgctgaaaaaatattaaagtccACCCTGGAGGAATTGAGCAGCAATTGCAATCGATACGTTAGTATCAGCAAATCGAGTCTCACTGGACCCGGAGTTGGAAAAACAAAACTCGATAAAGAAAGGACGAAGCTGTGTCAAAGGGAACTGGAGAATATCGGTATCTTGTCAAGAAATCTGAAAGCGGTGGTCACTAAAAGCAGCTTCAAGGAGAGGTTGAAGACTGCCCAGAGTTACTTGCAGAAATTAAAGTTTCTCCTCGAGGAC CCTCAAGATTCTTTGCCCGATATCTTTGTTTGGGTGATCAGTTCTGGAAGACGAGTGGCTTATCAAAGAATTCCTGGCAGAGACTTGATCTACTCGATTGTCGACGAGGAGTGCGGCAGATATTGCGGGAAAGTGCAAACGATGTTTCTTAAA CTTCCAGGCAAAAAGAGATTCGGGCCTTCCGGCTGGGCGATACAaacgaaattacaaatttacatgtGGATGGGTATTCTGAAGCATAAAAAGTATTTTATCCAAGGTTTACCAAAAGGATACGAAGTCAGTCACGAGTTGAAGAACGTCGACAGACCTCGTGCTTTACCGCCTACCGTTATTCATTACGTCGAGAAACAT AAGTTCCAGTTAAGAGCGCACATGTATCAAGCCCGATCTTTGATCGGCAGCGACGCGTCCGGTCTTTCTGACCCGTTCGCCAGAGTGATATGCGGCGAGTTTTGCAAATCTACTCAAGTGATCGACGAAACTCTGAGCCCCACGTGGGACGAGCTCCTTCTTTTCGACGACATCTTGATCTACGGCACCGCCGAAGAGATCAAAAAGGATCCACCGTCTATCGTCATCGAAATCTTCGATCAGGATAAAGTG AGTCATTTTGTTACTATGGACATAACACTGCATGAGGACTCTGCTTTAACA GGAAAATCAGAGTACATAGGACGAGCAGTCGCGCGTCCTCACGTGAAACTCGCCTCGGAATGTTACACGCCACCGGAATTTCCGCCATCGTTGGAATGGTACGACGTGACCAGAGGTGCCGCGAGAGCTGGTGAGCTTCTCGCCGTTTTCGAATTGCTCGAATATCCTTCGGCGAAAGAGTACGGATTCCCGACGCTACCAGATCCGAAAGAAAAATTGGTACAAACGCCTACCTCCGTTCAAGACCAGGGACCTATTCTTCCGGTACCGGTTGGTATTCGACCGACCCTGTCAAAATATCG AATCGAAGTCttattttggggtttgagagacCTGAAGAGAATACACTTGATGACCGTGGACAAGCCTCGCGTGGATGTCGAATGCGCCGGTCACATCCTCTATTCGTCGGTTATATCGAATGCGaagaaaaatccaaatttcaatacacctatcaaatttttggaattagagTTACCTGAACAAGAACTGTATCGACCACCCTTAACGATAAGAGCGGTCGACTGCAGAAGCTTTGGTCGATACACTTTGGTCGGTACTCATACGATAAATTCCATTCATAAATACATGTACTGTCCGCAAACGAAGAAAGCCAAGGACGCGGAAGATCGAAAAAAGAATCTGTATCAGTTACAACAATATTCAGCAG GTTTCGACTCATCGAAAATGAAATATCAGCAAACATCTGTGCCAGAATCTTTAACCGATATCGAATTTAATGCCGGAGACACGATCATTACTCTAGGTACAGAACTGGCTTGGCCAACGAAGAAGGACAAAACAGAGCAGAACATACGAAAGAAGCAAAGCTTGGTTAACGATGCGAGTACAG GTGATTTCGCTAGCTTCGAAGACGAGGACGGTTGTCAAGATTGGTGGACAAAATACTTCGCTTCCGTCGAAGCGATGATAGAAGAGAACAAAGAACTCCGTAGAGAGAAACCGATGTTTCAAACACAGTCAAATGGAAACGTTCCGATGTATTTGGAAGAGAATTATTCCCATAATCAAACGAACGCGTCGGGAGAGAAAAGCCCCGGTGTTACCGCGAAGAAACTATTTGGCCTAAAGTCTACCGCGAACGCGGCAAGGTTCGTTTCGAAGATCAGTCCCAAGTATCAGAAATTCCCCAAAACGGCGCTATTGAAAATTTATCCGAACGAATTGGAGGCTCAGCCACAATTCGAACAGTTCAAGGAATGGTTGCACACGTTCGAGCTGTATCGAGGGAAGAAGACCGGGGATGAACCAGAAGACGAGTCCAGAATAGTAGGAAGCTTTAAGGGCGCATTGAAAGTGTACAAATGGCCTCTTCCTAGAGATCTGATAGACCACACGGTGATGGGATTCGATCCGCAATACGGTTTCTTTCAAGGTGTCCCTTCGAACGAACCGATCCATGTGCTGGTGCGAGTATACATTGTCAAGGCAAACGATCTTCATCCTTGCGATTTGAACGGAAAGGCCGATCCGTACGTTGTTCTGCAATTGGGCGGCAAGAGAATCAGTGACAAGGAACATTATGTTTCGAAACAGCTTAATCCAGTATTTGGCAA ATGTTTCGAGATAGAAGCAACCTTCCCGCAGGACTCGTTGTTAACCGTGCAGGTATTGGACTGGGATTTGGTCGGTGCAGATGACATGATCGGTGAAACGAAAATCGATTTGGAAAATCGGTTCTACAGTAGACACCGTGCTACCTGTGGTTTAGCCAAGAAATACGACGA ATCTGGTTATAACAAGTGGAGAGATGCGATGAAACCGACGCAAATTTTATCGAAACTCTGTAAAGAGGGAAAGGTTGACGGTCCTATGTATTCGCATGGAAAAGTGACGATAGGAAGGAAGACGTTCTCGTTGTCGAACGAAGAAATGGAATACTATGTTCATACAAAAG GCATAGAAGAACAGCTTGCATTAGCGGTTCTCCATCAATGGCATAATTTCCCAAGAATCGGTTGCGCCTTGGTACCGGAACACGTAGAAACGCGCCCCCTTTACAATCCAGAGAAACCAGGTATCGAGCAAGGAAAGTTGGAAATGTGGGTCGACATGTTTCCCATGGATATGCCTTCGCCAGGACCATCGATCGATATTTCACCGAGGAAACCCAAAAGTTACGAACTTAGGATCATTATTTGGAACACCGACGACGTTGTATTAGAAGACGATGCATTTTTCACTGGCGAGAAGATGAGCGACATTTACGTGAAAGG ATGGTTAAAAGGTCCGGAGGATTGTCAGTCGACGGATATTCACTACAGATCTTTAACCGGAGAAGGAAATTTTAATTGGCGCTTTATATTTCCGTTTGATTATTTGGTGGCGGAGGAGaaaattgttatcaatcgaaaGGAAAGTCTCTTCAGCTGGGACGAGACCGAATGCAAGATTCCAGCTCGTTTGGAATTACAA GTTTGGGATGCAGATCATTTCTCGGCCGATGATTTTCTGGGTGCCATTACGCTCGATTTAAATCGATTTCCTCGTGGTGCGAAAAATAGCAAACTCTGTACGTTAAGCATGTTGAAAACAGACGGTTCTGTGCCGACGGTAAATATTTTCAAGCAAAAGCGCATAAAAGGCTGGTGGCCATTTTACGTGAAGAAGGAAAACGAAGACATGGAATTAACG GGTAAAGTAGAAGctgaaattcatttattaacgaAAGAAGAAGCTGAAAAAAATCCTGCTGGCTATGGTAGGAACGAACCAGATCCGCTCGACAAACCAAA ACGACCCGATGCGTCATTTATGTGGTTCTTGAATCCTTTGAAATCCATCAAATACATAGTATGGCACAATTACAAATGGGCAATTTTGAAAGCGTTCGTAACAATCGGATTATtagtactcgtattattattctTCTATGCAATACCGGGTTACtctgttaaaaaattgttggGAGCTTAA